The Bradyrhizobium betae genomic interval TTCGTCGGTACCCTGGTCGTGGTCTCCGTGATCACGGTCCGGATCTCCGACATGATCCTGGATTCGCGCATCGGCGCGCTGGACCGCACCCTCGGCTTCCTGTTTGGCCTCGCTCGCGGGCTTTTGATCGTCGTGGTCGCCTTCCTGTTCTTCACCTGGCTTGTTCCGGACAAGCAGCGCCCGGACTGGGTCACGGGGGCCAAATCCCGCGTGGTGCTGCAGGGAACCGGGGATTGGCTGCTGGCCCTCTTGCCGGATGACCCCGAGAACACCATCTTGAAGAGATTCAAGAAAAACAAACCAGATGATGATCAAGCTGATTCCGAGCAGCAGCCTTCGGGCACTGCCGACGGATACAGCAAACCTGCTCGTGACAGCCTGAAGAAGCTGATCGAGAAACCTGCGGCGCGTTGATTAGGCCCTAAAGAGAGGCGCGGACGAGATGCGACACCCTGACCAGGACGCCCAGCTTGATCTCGACTTGAACCGGCCCTCTGGCCCAGCCGCGATCGAGCTACAGGACGACCTGGAGGGGGATACGCTGCGCGAGGAATGCGGCGTCTTCGGCATCTACGGCCACCCCGACGCAGCCGCCATCACCGCCCTCGGCCTCCACGCTCTTCAGCACCGCGGCCAGGAAGCGGCCGGCATCGTCTCCTACGACGGCTCCCGCTTTCATTCCGAACGTCGCCTCGGCCTCGTCGGCGACACCTTTTCCCGCCGCGAGGTGATCGACCGCTTGCCCGGCACCATGGCGGTCGGCCATGTCCGCTATTCCACCACCGGCGCGACCATCCTGCGCAACGTGCAGCCGCTGTTCGCCGAGCTCAATGCCGGCGGCCTCGCGGTCGCCCACAACGGCAACCTCACCAACGGCCTGACGCTGCGCCGCGAGCTCGTGAAGAGCGGCGCGATGATGCAGTCGACCACCGACACCGAGGTGATCCTGCACCTGGTCGCGCGCTCCAGGCGCAGCCGCTTCATCGAGCGCTACATCGACGCCCTGCGCGAGATCGAAGGCGCCTACGCGCTGGTTTCACTCACCAACAAGAAGCTGGTCGGCGCGCGCGATCCGCGCGGCATCCGTCCGCTGGTGCTCGGCGACCTCGACGGCTGCCCGATCCTGACCTCCGAGACCTGCGCGCTCGACATCATCGGCGCGCGCTTCGTCCGCGACATCGAGCCCGGCGAGGTCATCGTGTTCGACGACAACGGCCAGGACATCCACAAGCCGTTCCCGCCGATGGCGCCGCGTCCCTGCATCTTCGAATACATCTATTTCTCGCGGCCGGATTCCATCGTTCACGGCCGCTCGGTCTACGAGGTGCGCAAGGCCTTCGGCGCGCAGCTCGCCCGCGAGAGCCATGTCCCGGTCGACGTCGTGGTGCCGGTGCCGGATTCCGGCGTGCCCGCCGCGGTCGGCTACAGCCAGCATTCCGGCGTGCCGTTCGAACTCGGCATCATCCGCAACCACTATGTCGGCCGCACCTTCATCCAGCCGACGCAGGCGATCCGCGAATCCGGCGTGCGCATGAAGCATTCGGCGAACCGCGCAGCGATCGAAGGCAAGCGCATCATCCTGATCGACGACTCGCTGGTGCGCGGCACCACCTCGAAGAAGATCGTGCGCATGATGCGCGATGCGGGCGCCAAGGAAGTGCATTTCCGTCTCGCCTCGCCGCCGATCCTCTATCCCGACTATTACGGCATCGACCTGCCCGATCGCGGCGGTCTTCTCGCGGCCACGCACTCGCTGGAAGAGATGCGCGAGATCATCGGCGCCGACTCGCTCGCCTTCCTGTCGATCGACGGTATGTACCGCGCCATGGGCGAACCCGGCCGCGACCCCGCCAATCCGAAGTTCTCGGACCACTGCTTCACCGGGGCGTATCCGACCCACCTCACCGACCAGACCCAGACTGAGCAGCAACCGCGGCAGCTGTCGCTGCTGGCGGAGGCGAGCTGACGCGGGGCCGCGACGATGCAGCTGATCATCGCCATTCTCTGCGGAATGATTTTGATCGGCTTCATCGTCTTCGCCTTCAGGCAGGGCATGAAGGTGACGCCCGATAGCTCGGGAAACGGACCCAATAGCAATAACATTCAATAGGGCGGCGGTAGCTGAAGCCCAGGGCAAAATTCCGTCACGGCCGGGCTTGTCCCGGCCATCCACGCCTGTAAAACCCCCGCCATGACAAAACCCCTCGCCGACCGCATCGCTCTCGTCACCGGCGCCTCGCGCGGCATCGGCTATGCCACCGCCATCGCCTTGGCGAAGGCGGGCGCGCATATCGTTGCGACGGCACGCACGCAGGGCGGGCTGGAAGAGCTCGACGACGAGATCCGCAAGGAAGGCGGCAGCGCCACGCTGGTGCCGCTGAACCTCACCGATTCCGACGGCATCGCCCGACTCGGTGCCGGCCTGCATGAGCGCTACGGCAAGCTCGACATCCTCGTCGGCAACGCCGGCGTGCTCGGCCCCTCCTCGCCGATCGGTCATATCGAGCTGAAAGCCTTCACCGACGTGATGGCGGTGAACGTCACCGCGAACTTCCAGCTGATCCGCTGCATGGAGCCGCTGCTCAGGCAATCCGACGCCGGCCGCGCCGTCTTCATCACCTCCGGCGCCGCCAACAAGGCCACCGCCTATGTCAGCCCCTACGCCGCCTCCAAGGCCGCGCTGGAAACGCTGGCGCGCGCCTGGGCGCAGGAAACCGCGAACACGCCTCTCCGCGTCAACCTGTTCAACCCCGGCCCGATCCGCACCCGCATGCGCGCAACCCTGATGCCGGGCGAAGATCCCGCGACGCTGGAGACGCCCGAGCAGGTCGCCGAGTTCATCGTCCCGATGTGCGCGCCCGAGTGGACCGAGACCGGCAAGTTCTACGACTACAAGACCCGCAGCCTGATGAGCTTCCGCTCCCCGGCCTGATTGACTTGAGGGCCTCCCCGCGTTTGACTGCCCGCGCTCAAGCGGCAGCAAGCCGCAAGCCAAAAGGGAGGTTGCCATGGCACCGTGGCATGATCGCGCCGGCCTCAACCGTACGCTCGCAAATGTCTCTCGCGCTTTCTCCATCCTGATTGCGGCCATCGCCTTCGCACTTCCGGGCGCAGCGACCGCCGGCGATGTCCCGGCCTTCGCGGTCGATTCCTCCTGGCCAAAGCAGCTGCCGAACAACTGGATCCTCGGCCAGGTCGGCGGCATCACCGTCGACTGGCAGGGCCATATCTGGGTGATCCATCGCCCGCGCTCGCTCACCGATGACGAGAAGGGCGCGAGCCTCAATCCGCCTCGTTCAAAATGCTGCGTGTCGGCGCCGCCCGTGCTCGAATTCGACGCCGAGGGTAATCTGCTGCGATCCTGGGGCGGCCCGGGCGAAGGCTATGAATGGGTCGGCCGCGAGCACGGCATCGAGGTCGACGAGCGCGGCTTCGTCTGGGTCGGCGGCAATGCGGACAACGACAACGCGATTTTAAAGTTCACGCTCGACGGCAAGTTCGTGGCCCAGATCGGCAAGATCGCACCGAGCCTCGGCAGCAACGACACGACGCAGCTCGGCAAGCCCGCCGAGACCGCGATCGACAAGGAGGCTAGCGAGATCTACGTCGCCGATGGCTATGGCAACCGCCGCGTCATCGTGTTCGATGCGACAACGCTTGCCTACAAGCGGCACTGGGGCGCCTATGGTAACAAGCCTGACGACGCCAAGCAGGCGGCCTATGATCCGAAGGCGCCGGTGTCGCAGCAATTCGGCAATCCCGTCCACTGCGTGAAGCTCGCCAATGACGGTCTCGTTTACGTCTGCGACCGCATCAACAACCGCATCCAGGTGTTCAGGAAGGACGGCACCTTCGTGAAGGAGTTCTTCTTCGAGAAGAACACGCTCGGCAACGGCGCGGTTTGGGACATCGCGATCTGGCCAGATCCGAAGCAGACTTATCTGCTGAGCGCCGACGGCGAGAACAACGAGATCCGGGTGATCAAGCGCGAGGACGGCAGCGTGGTCGGCAGCTTCGGGCACAGCGGCCGCAATGCCGGGCAATTCCATTGGGTGCATGCCATGGCAATCGACGCCAAGGGTAACGTCTATACCGCCGAGGTCGATACCGGAAAGCGCATCCAGAAATTCAGGCTGACGTCGGACGCCCTGAAATAACGTGCCAATAGCGCCTTGGCGCATTTTGCCCAAAAGTTAACCGACGGATGACGCTTCGACGCAGCGCCATCCGGCTTTAGGCGCATTGCCGCAGACCGCGGGACACGGTAGAGCCATCAGCCGGACCAGGGCTTCGCAAGAGAGCCGTCCGCATATTTGACAATGGAGGAAACCTTATATGACGACGACGTTCGCGCGCCGCTCTGCGGCCCTTCTGGCCTGTGCCGCTTTCGGTTTTGCCACATCCGCCTACGCTCAGGACAAGACCGTCACGATCGGCGTGCTCAATGACATGTCCAGCCTCTACGCCGACATCGGCGGTCCCGGCGCCGTTGTGGCGGTCAAGATGGCGGTTGAGGATTCCGGCCTCCTCGCCAAGGGCTGGAAAATCGACGTCATCAGCGGCGACCACCAGAACAAGCCTGACGTCGGCGTCAACATCGCGCGGCAATGGATCGACACCCAGAAAGTCGATGTGATCGCCGACACGCCGAACTCCGGTGTCGCGCTCGCCGTCAGCAACGTCGTCAAGGAAAAGAACGCGGTCCTGCTCAACAATGGCGGCGCCAGCGCCGACCTCACCGGCAAGGCCTGCAACGCCAACACCATCTCTTTCACCTACGACACCTACATGCTCGCCAACGGCACCGGCAAGGCGCTGACCAAGGCCGGCGGCGACAGTTGGTTCTTCCTGACCGCTGACTATGCCTTCGGTGCCGCGCTCGAGCGCGACACCAGCGCGGTCGTTACCGCGAACGGCGGCAAGGTGCTCGGCGGCGTCAAGCATCCGCTCAACACGTCGGACTTCTCGTCCTTCCTGCTGCAGGCACAGAACTCGAAGGCGAAGATCATCGGGCTTGCCAATGCCGGCGGCGACACCACCAACTCGATCAAGCAGGCGGCCGAGTTCGGCATCGTCGAGGGCGGCCAGAAGCTCGCCGCGCTTCTGCTGTTCATCAACGACGTCCACTCGCTCGGGCTGAAGACCGCACACGGCCTGACCTTCACCGAATCCTTCTACTGGGACCTCAACGAGGGCACGCGTGCATTCTCGAAGCGCTTCCAGGAAAAAGTGGCTAACAAGGCGATGCCGTCAATGACGCAGGCCGGTAACTATGCAGCCATTCTGCATTACCTGAAGGCACTCGATGCCCTCGGCGGCAATCCGCATGACGGCGCCAAGGTCGTCGCCAAGATGAAGGAGCTTCCGACCGACGATCCGCTGTTCGGAAAGGGCCCGCTGCGTGAGGACGGCCGCCGTATCATTCCGGCCTATCTGTTCGAGGTGAAGAAGCCTGAGGAATCGAAGGGCCCGTGGGACTATTACAAGCTGGTCGCGACCATCTCGGCGGAAGATGCGGCCAAGCCGCTCAAGGACAGCGAGTGCCCGCTGGTGAAGAAATAAGCCAGTTGACGCTGCCGTAGCTACATGGTGGGCAAAGGCGCGAGAGCGCATTGCCCACCATCTCTCCGCGGCCTGAGAATATCGGTGGGCACACTTCCGCCTACGCTCTTCGAGCTACGGCGGACAAGTCGCTTGCCCTGCCCCTACGACGGCCGCTTGCGCTTGTGGGCGAAGGGGTTGGCCTTCTCGCGCAAGGTGATCCGCAGCGGCGTGCCCGGCAGCTCGAACGCCTCCCGCATCGAATTGGTGAGATAGCGCAAGTACGATTGCGGCACCGCGTCCGCGCGCGAGCAGAACAGCACAAAGCTCGGCGGGCGTGCCTTGGTCTGCGTGATGTAGTTCAGCTTCAGGCGGCGGCCGGACACCGCGGGCGGCGGATTGGCCTGGACCGCTTCCTCGAACCAGCGGTTCAATGCCGCGGTCGAGACGCGCCGGTTCCAAACCGCGTAGGCATCCTGGATTGCCTGCATCAGGCGGTCGATGCCCTCGCCCATCAGGCCCGAGACCGCGACGATCGGCACACCCTTGACCTGCGGCAGCAAGTGATCGGCATCCCGGCGCAAATTGGAGATGGCGCCGCCGCCCTTGCTTTCCATCAGGTCCCATTTGTTGACGGCGAGCACGACCGCCCGGCCCTCACGCTCGATCAGATCGGCGATGCGCAGATCCTGCTCCTCGAAGCGGTTCTGTGCGTCCATCATCATCACGACGACTTCGGCAAAACGCACCGCACGTAGCGCGTCCGCGACCGAGAGCTTTTCCAGCTTCTCCTCGATGCGCGAGCGCCGGCGCAGGCCTGCGGTATCGAACACGCGAAATTCGCGGCCCTTCCAGTTGATCTCGACCGCGATGGAATCGCGCGTCGTGCCAGCCTCCGGGCTCGTCAGCAGGCGCTCTTCGCCGAGCAGATGATTGATGAATGTCGACTTGCCGGCATTGGGCCGGCCGACGATGGCGACCCGGATCGGACGCGTCGCCGCCTCTTCCTCGGTGAGCGGTTCGTCGTCCTCGGCTTCGTCTTCCTCGACGGGCTCCGGCATCAGCTCGCGGAGCGCATCGTAGAGCTCGCCCATGCCCTCGCCATGCTCGGCCGAGATCTGGATGGGATCGCCAAGGCCAAGCGCGAAGGCCTCCATCGCACCGGCATCGCCGTGCTTGCCTTCGCTCTTGTTTGCGACCAGCAGCACCGGCTTGTTGGCCTTGCGGGCGAAATCGGCGAAGGCGCGATCGGTGGGCGTCAGGCCGATGCGGGCATCGATCACGAAGAACAGCGCGTCGGCCTGCGCGATCGCGGCCTCCGTCTGCTCCTGCATGCGCGCGGTCAGCGAGCCCTTGGCGCCCTCGTCGAGGCCGGCGGTGTCGATGATGGTGAATTCGAGGTCGCCGAGCCTGGCCTCGCCCTCGCGGCGATCGCGGGTGACGCCGGGCAGGTCATCGACAAGCGCGAGCTTCTGCCCAACCAGGCGGTTGAACAGCGTCGACTTGCCGACGTTGGGTCGGCCGATAATGGCAATCGTGAAGGACATCGGTCATTCGTGCGCTGCGAAGGCCGCGCCTGTCAATGCAATGAAGTGATCAGCGCGAAAAGCTGCCGCTCGGCATCGGCGCCGGGAAAGCTCCCTGCGATTGCTGCTGCGTGGTCTGGGTCGGTTGCGCCTGCTGGGCGGGCTGATCCGGCGGCGGCGCGGTGGTGCGCCTGCGGACGATCTTCTGCTTGGGCGGCGGAGCGGCTGCGGCCGGTGCGGCCTCCGGCTGGGCCTCGCCATCGACTTCGCCCGCCGGGGCCTCAGCAGGAGCTGCCGCGGCGGCTGGCTGCCTGGCCTTCTTCGCCTTGGCACCCTTCGCCGGCTTGGCCTCGGGCGGCGGCTCCGCCGGCAAAGCCGCGACGGCAGGCGCGTTCGGATCCGGCTGCTGCTGAGCACCCTTATACATGTCGCGCGGCACGCCCTGCTCGAGGCCCGGCACACCCTCGGGGAAGACCGGCTTGCGGTCTCCCGGCAGCTTCTTCTTGGTGTCGAGGAAGTCGAGCATGTCGCTGGGATCGAAGCTGGAGCAGCCGCCCAGGACGCCTGTGAAGGCGATCAGGACGGCGGCTGCGATCAAGCGTGGCGTGCGGCGCATATTGGTGTCTCGTCTCAGCTCTCGGGACCGTCAGCTCTTGGCGACGGGCGGCAGCAGGGCCTGGAGCGCCTCGGCACGCGAGCGCAGGCCCGGCGGCGTTTCGCCGTCATCGGCGATCGCGTCGAGCCACTTACGGGCCGCGGTGGAGTCGTTGTTGCGCCAGGCCGACAGCGCCAGCATCTCGCGCGCGGTGTGGCGGAACGTCGATTTGGGCGCGGCGGAGGCCTCCAGCCGCTGCTGCATGTCGGCATAGGACGCGCTGTCGACCAGCAAGCCGGCGGCACGGATCCTCGCCAGATCCTGCCACTCACCGCCGACGCCGCGGTCGGCGGCAATGTCGTCATACATCTTGGCCGCGGCCTTGGGATCGCGAGCCGCCGCCTCGGCCGCAGCACGCAGCCGCGCCAGAGTGCGATAGCCCGAGGGCGCCTTGGTGGCGAGCTCGGCAAAGGCGGCCTCGGCCTCCGCATGCTTGTCCTGGTCGGACAGCTCGGCGGCCTTCTCGAAGGCGGCGCCGGCCTCGGCGGCCTTCTTGCCCTCCAGATATTGGTAGCCGCGCCAGCCGCCGACGGCGGCCACGACCAGCACCATCAGGGCGATGAACAAGAGGGAATACTTATCCCACAGCTTCTTGAGCTGTTCGCGACGTACTTCCTCGTCGACTTCGTCAAATAATTCAGACACTTATGCTAATCCCATACCCGTCCGGGTGCGCGCGCCAAAGCGTTCGCGTCAGGAATCCCGTCCCCCGTGTGGCGGCGAGGTACCCTAACGATATGGCGGTGGCAAGGCAAAGTGAGCCCAATCAAGGCGTTAACCACCCGAGAGCGCCCGGAACCGGCGCGCCCGGTTCAGGCTCCCAGCAGCTCCCGCAACTGCCGCTTCAGCACCTTGCCATTGGCGTTGCGCGGCAATGGATCGGCCGTGATCGTCATCGTTTCGGGGACCTTGTAGTCGGACAGCCGCTCGGCGCACCAGGCCCGCAGGGCTTCGCCGGCCACCGGCCCGCGCGTCACCACCACGGCATGGACGCGCTCGCCCAGCACCGGACAGGCCTTGGCGACGATCGCGCTCTCGATCACGGCGGGATGGCCGGCGAGCACGGATTCGACCTCGGCGGAATAGATCTTCAGGCCGCCGCGGTTGATCATGTCCTTCTGCCGGTCGAACACGCGGACGAATCCCTCGGCATCGACCGAGCCGAGATCGCCGGAGCGCCAGAATCCGCCGGTGAAGCTCTCGGCCGTGGCCTTCGGGTTGTTCCAATAGCCCTTGATGACGGAGGCGCTCTGGATCCAGAGCTCGCCGATCTCGCCGTGGGGCAGCTCGCGCCCGTCCGTCCCCATCGCGACGATGCGCGCGCCCGGACACGGCAGACCGACGCTGTCGATGTGGCTCGCCGTCAATTCGCCCGGCATGATCGTCGAGGGCGATGTCGTCTCGGTCGAGCCGTAGCAATTCGCGAGCTTCAGACCGGGAATCGTGGCCTTGAGCTTCTCGATGGTCGCGACCGGCATCGGCGCGCCGCCGAAGCCGCCGATGCGCCAACTCGACAGATCGTAGTTGTCGAAGTCGGGCTGGAGCAGGCAGAGATTGTACATCGCCGGAACCATCACCGTGTAGGTCACGCGTTCACGCGCGGCGAGCTTGAGATATTCGGCGGCCTTGAACTCCGGCATGATGATCAGCGCACCGCCGCAGCGGACCATCGTCGTGATGTTGGCGACGACGCCGGTGACATGACCGAGCGGCACCGCCGCGATCGACCGATCGGCTTGCGTCAGTTGCAGGCAGGACACGAACACCATCGAGGAATGCACGATGTTGCAATGGGCGAGCATCGCGCCCTTCGGCCTCCCGGTCGTACCCGAGGTGTAGAGGATCATCGCAGTGTCCTCTTCGCCGACCTCGACCGGCGCCGGTGCCGGTGGATTGTCAGCGAAGGCGGCAAAGCGCGAGAGAGCCGGATCATCGTCGATGGCGATGCGGTGGGTCACATCGGGCACATCCAGCGCGTCGGGCAGGCGTTCCGCGAGCGCGGCCTCGTGGATCAGGATCCTGGCGCCGCAATCGGCGAGCACATAGGCGATCTCCGGCTTCTGCTGGCGCGTGCCGAGCAGCACCGTGACCAACCCTTCATGCGCGGCGGCGAACAACAGCAGCGGAAATTCGATGCGGTTGCCGAGCAGGATCGCGACACGGTCGCCGCGCTGGAGTCCCAGCTTGCGAAAGCCCGCAGCGATCCGCGTGGCCTGCTCCACCGCCTGTCGCCAGCTCAGGCGAACATTGCCTGCGATCAACGCCTCGCCGTCAACATTGCGGGCGCACGCGTCCGCAATCATTGCCCACAAGCTTATCGGCCGGTCGCAGAAGGCCGGCACCACCCGATCGCCAAAGCGCGCCTCGAGTCGCATCGGCGGAATCGGAGAGTGCGACCAGTCCATCGGAATGCCTCGGCTCGTTGCTATTGCTATCTTCCGCGCACGGGCATGCGGTCCTGTCTTGCGCCGATCGGCTAGCCACCCATCACGGGAACACCGATCACGACCGGATGGAACGCGAACGCCAGCGCCAGATAGGCGACGACGCCGACCGCGACCGCGATCAGGTCGTTGGTGACGCCACCCACGGGGATCGGCGGGCCGCCGCCGTCGGTGCGATGCTTTAGCGAGATGCGGTCATAGACCGCCCAGCCCAGGAAGGATCCGAACAGGATGATGGAGCCGAGATCGCCGTTGGCGAGCAGATGCGCGGCAGCCCACAGCTTGATGCCGGCCAGCATCGGATGCTTCAACGTCGCGTAGATACGGCCACGCAGATAGGAGGCGACCACCAGGATGACGGCGGGGAGCATCAGCGCGACCGTGATGTGCTTCATCGCCTTCGGCGGATACCAGACGTCGATCCAGCCGGTCGCGCGATAATTGGCAAAGCCCCAGATAATGAGTGCCAGACCGGCGAGCGACACCACCGCATAGAGGATCTTGTAAGTCCCCTCACCCAGCCGCGCGATGGCCTGAGCTCGCGCGTCACGTTTCGTCGTGAAAATATGGGGCGCAAAAAACAGCACCAGCCCCAGGATCATGATCAGCAGACCCACGACATCCTCCCCTCAACCAGCACCCCGCCAATGGCGTATCATTGATTGGCAGATACCCGCAATGCGCTACTTGCCCAGCTCCCGATTGTCGACATAGCGGATCGCGATCGGCCGCCCGGCCAGCGCGCCGCCGAGTCCGCCAGTGAATTTGAGCGGCAGGCAGGCGTTCAGCGACGCATTGATCGCGTTGAGATAGGTGGTTCGGGTATCGGCGGGGACACCCGCGGTCGCAAAGGTCAGGCGCGGCGGACCAATCAGGCCGCCTGCCTTGTTGAAGCTGAAGCGCACCGACATCTGCATGCCCGCGCTGGCATGGTCTGATGGTGGCGACCAGCAGGTGCGTAGCTCGGCGAAGAGATCGCCGATCGTATCGAGATCGTGATCGGGCTTCTGGTATTTGGCGCGGTCGGAGTCCTTCGGCACACTCTCGATCGTAAGCTGGAGGTTCTCCCCATAGGGATAGTCGATCTCGGGAATGCAGGGGCCGGGCTCGAGCGGACTGCAATAGGACGGTGTGCAGGGCCGGTTATCGAGCACGCTGCATGGCTCGTGCGCAAACGGGATCGGGTTGATCTGCCGAGGGCGCGCCTCGGCAGCGACCGACGGGATCGACAGCAAGAGAAAGACGAGGATGCCGCGCCACATGATGCGAGCTCACGATGCCACAGGGCTGAAACGTGACATCGCCCAGGAGCGCGTCAAGCCCGCGGGCGTTCACATGCTCGCGCTCGACCGCAGGATGGAGCGTGCCTCACCCCTTCTTCTTGACGTCCTTGACGTTGGTGAACTCGATCCCCTCGGCGCGTTCCCTGGCGTAGCCGAGATAAAACTCGTTTCGCGCGAGATAGACGGGGTCACCGTCGACGTCGTCCGCAATGCTGGACGTGTTCGCGGCGAGGAAGGTGTCGAGCTTCTTGCGATCCTCCGAGGAGACCCAGCGCGCGAGCTGAAACTCGCTGACCTCGAACTCGACCGGCAGCGAATACTCGGCCTCCAGCCGCGCCTTCAGCACGTCGAGCTGCAGCGCGCCGACGACGCCGACGAGCGCAGGCGCACCATCGCGCGGGCGGAACACCTGCACCACGCCCTCTTCCGACATTTGCTGGAGCGCTTCCTTCAGCTTCTTGGCCTTCATCGCGTCGGTGAGACGCACCCGGCGGACGATTTCCGGCGCGAAGCTCGGGACCCCGACGAAGTTGAAATCCTCGCCGTCGGTCAGCGTATCGCCGATACGCAACGTGCCGTGATTTGGAATGCCGACGACGTCGCCGGCAAAGGCCTCATCCGCGACCGAGCGGTCCTGCGCGAAGAAGAATTGCGGGCTCGACAGCGGCATACTCTTGCCGGTGCGCACCAGTTTCGCCTTCATGCCGCGGGTGAGCTTGCCGGAACAAAGCCGCGCGAAAGCGATGCGGTCGCGGTGGTTCGGATCCATGTTCGCCTGGATCTTGAACACGAAGGCGCTCATGCGCGGGTCGGTGGCTTCGACCCTGCGCTGGTCGCTCTCCTGCGCCCGCGGCTCGGGCGCGAACTTGCCGAGGCCTTCCAGGAGGTCGCCGACGCCGAAATTACGCAGCGCGCTGCCGAAATAGACCGGCGTCAGATGGCCCTCGCGAAACGCGCCGAGCTCGAACGGTTTCGAGGCGGCGGTGACGAGCTCGAGCTCGTCCTTCACCGCTCCGACGTCGAGGTTGGCATTGAGCTTGCCAAGTTCGGCGATCTCGATCTGCTGTGCCGCGCCGGTCTTGGCACCGCCGCCTTCGAGCAGGCGCACGCCGCCATTGACCACGTCATAGGTACCGAGGAAGTCGCGGCCGCGGCCAACCGGCCAGGTCATCGGCGTGGTATCGAGCGCCAGCGTCTTCTCGATCTCGTCGAGCA includes:
- a CDS encoding ABC transporter substrate-binding protein, with amino-acid sequence MTTTFARRSAALLACAAFGFATSAYAQDKTVTIGVLNDMSSLYADIGGPGAVVAVKMAVEDSGLLAKGWKIDVISGDHQNKPDVGVNIARQWIDTQKVDVIADTPNSGVALAVSNVVKEKNAVLLNNGGASADLTGKACNANTISFTYDTYMLANGTGKALTKAGGDSWFFLTADYAFGAALERDTSAVVTANGGKVLGGVKHPLNTSDFSSFLLQAQNSKAKIIGLANAGGDTTNSIKQAAEFGIVEGGQKLAALLLFINDVHSLGLKTAHGLTFTESFYWDLNEGTRAFSKRFQEKVANKAMPSMTQAGNYAAILHYLKALDALGGNPHDGAKVVAKMKELPTDDPLFGKGPLREDGRRIIPAYLFEVKKPEESKGPWDYYKLVATISAEDAAKPLKDSECPLVKK
- a CDS encoding CvpA family protein gives rise to the protein MPVTILDLILLGVMLISGLLAMVRGFMREILSIAAWGAAAIVTLYSFSKLLPTAKTYFNNDTVASVVVVAGVFVGTLVVVSVITVRISDMILDSRIGALDRTLGFLFGLARGLLIVVVAFLFFTWLVPDKQRPDWVTGAKSRVVLQGTGDWLLALLPDDPENTILKRFKKNKPDDDQADSEQQPSGTADGYSKPARDSLKKLIEKPAAR
- a CDS encoding SDR family NAD(P)-dependent oxidoreductase, with the protein product MTKPLADRIALVTGASRGIGYATAIALAKAGAHIVATARTQGGLEELDDEIRKEGGSATLVPLNLTDSDGIARLGAGLHERYGKLDILVGNAGVLGPSSPIGHIELKAFTDVMAVNVTANFQLIRCMEPLLRQSDAGRAVFITSGAANKATAYVSPYAASKAALETLARAWAQETANTPLRVNLFNPGPIRTRMRATLMPGEDPATLETPEQVAEFIVPMCAPEWTETGKFYDYKTRSLMSFRSPA
- the der gene encoding ribosome biogenesis GTPase Der, producing the protein MSFTIAIIGRPNVGKSTLFNRLVGQKLALVDDLPGVTRDRREGEARLGDLEFTIIDTAGLDEGAKGSLTARMQEQTEAAIAQADALFFVIDARIGLTPTDRAFADFARKANKPVLLVANKSEGKHGDAGAMEAFALGLGDPIQISAEHGEGMGELYDALRELMPEPVEEDEAEDDEPLTEEEAATRPIRVAIVGRPNAGKSTFINHLLGEERLLTSPEAGTTRDSIAVEINWKGREFRVFDTAGLRRRSRIEEKLEKLSVADALRAVRFAEVVVMMMDAQNRFEEQDLRIADLIEREGRAVVLAVNKWDLMESKGGGAISNLRRDADHLLPQVKGVPIVAVSGLMGEGIDRLMQAIQDAYAVWNRRVSTAALNRWFEEAVQANPPPAVSGRRLKLNYITQTKARPPSFVLFCSRADAVPQSYLRYLTNSMREAFELPGTPLRITLREKANPFAHKRKRPS
- a CDS encoding NnrU family protein; the encoded protein is MGLLIMILGLVLFFAPHIFTTKRDARAQAIARLGEGTYKILYAVVSLAGLALIIWGFANYRATGWIDVWYPPKAMKHITVALMLPAVILVVASYLRGRIYATLKHPMLAGIKLWAAAHLLANGDLGSIILFGSFLGWAVYDRISLKHRTDGGGPPIPVGGVTNDLIAVAVGVVAYLALAFAFHPVVIGVPVMGG
- a CDS encoding tetratricopeptide repeat protein, with the translated sequence MSELFDEVDEEVRREQLKKLWDKYSLLFIALMVLVVAAVGGWRGYQYLEGKKAAEAGAAFEKAAELSDQDKHAEAEAAFAELATKAPSGYRTLARLRAAAEAAARDPKAAAKMYDDIAADRGVGGEWQDLARIRAAGLLVDSASYADMQQRLEASAAPKSTFRHTAREMLALSAWRNNDSTAARKWLDAIADDGETPPGLRSRAEALQALLPPVAKS
- the purF gene encoding amidophosphoribosyltransferase, yielding MRHPDQDAQLDLDLNRPSGPAAIELQDDLEGDTLREECGVFGIYGHPDAAAITALGLHALQHRGQEAAGIVSYDGSRFHSERRLGLVGDTFSRREVIDRLPGTMAVGHVRYSTTGATILRNVQPLFAELNAGGLAVAHNGNLTNGLTLRRELVKSGAMMQSTTDTEVILHLVARSRRSRFIERYIDALREIEGAYALVSLTNKKLVGARDPRGIRPLVLGDLDGCPILTSETCALDIIGARFVRDIEPGEVIVFDDNGQDIHKPFPPMAPRPCIFEYIYFSRPDSIVHGRSVYEVRKAFGAQLARESHVPVDVVVPVPDSGVPAAVGYSQHSGVPFELGIIRNHYVGRTFIQPTQAIRESGVRMKHSANRAAIEGKRIILIDDSLVRGTTSKKIVRMMRDAGAKEVHFRLASPPILYPDYYGIDLPDRGGLLAATHSLEEMREIIGADSLAFLSIDGMYRAMGEPGRDPANPKFSDHCFTGAYPTHLTDQTQTEQQPRQLSLLAEAS
- a CDS encoding class I adenylate-forming enzyme family protein; the encoded protein is MDWSHSPIPPMRLEARFGDRVVPAFCDRPISLWAMIADACARNVDGEALIAGNVRLSWRQAVEQATRIAAGFRKLGLQRGDRVAILLGNRIEFPLLLFAAAHEGLVTVLLGTRQQKPEIAYVLADCGARILIHEAALAERLPDALDVPDVTHRIAIDDDPALSRFAAFADNPPAPAPVEVGEEDTAMILYTSGTTGRPKGAMLAHCNIVHSSMVFVSCLQLTQADRSIAAVPLGHVTGVVANITTMVRCGGALIIMPEFKAAEYLKLAARERVTYTVMVPAMYNLCLLQPDFDNYDLSSWRIGGFGGAPMPVATIEKLKATIPGLKLANCYGSTETTSPSTIMPGELTASHIDSVGLPCPGARIVAMGTDGRELPHGEIGELWIQSASVIKGYWNNPKATAESFTGGFWRSGDLGSVDAEGFVRVFDRQKDMINRGGLKIYSAEVESVLAGHPAVIESAIVAKACPVLGERVHAVVVTRGPVAGEALRAWCAERLSDYKVPETMTITADPLPRNANGKVLKRQLRELLGA